A window of Haliscomenobacter hydrossis DSM 1100 contains these coding sequences:
- a CDS encoding IPT/TIG domain-containing protein → MLLLLFVLLFCEKEFNGERPFVRLVTLPPTELNEEGVTLNGEFLDLSGGEMSDYGFLIDAENIKPDVVKNPDVLKFSLKTETPKLGRFSFRAEYSLSVGQTYYIRAYAIQGNNFIFGEEFSFVSKGGAANPSITDFSPVHIVPGDTLTLVGQNFTLGLPRLSAYLAGKEAEIVGSPSNTQLKIRVPLGIPLSGKIQLTVGFISITLDKNYQRLKPEMLKVPGIVKYGASFLVECKNLSKIFGSNEVLIGKNGDYQSCLVLQEQKDALLVKLDDGNAYDPERGDSLFVFAAALPISTKVNIANPEISGISPAVVFPDDEVTLVCDGISTNKNVTKISWNGAEIPSANYSIGAAGKQVTLKVPYWGNIPGTIKVMVRSGQRVSNEMTTRVAVDLLTLNEEQKAWKYAFNLNDKLFIGLPSGEFPFEYIDPSKKAPALQRISSSSRQIFEHAFPTQNDQLLALSIENSSAVEGQLLGILANNTAQLIAKSANKIPLSTSSTAPLKIRGIATKNNALSYLFVSNSPNNFWQFNASTRQFRSLLDLPLRSDQEVRELILFDQGTKIIALVFYRDDSFIEIKEYNPAQNTWQENYSFLDPFISYNDAFIYPLENSFYFLMSSNKADQFALCNENLVINYRMPVLFDKGKFSAKKKAFFMGNRVVIIDNESIYRTHLATE, encoded by the coding sequence GTGTTGCTGCTTTTGTTTGTGTTGTTGTTTTGTGAAAAAGAGTTTAATGGCGAGCGCCCATTTGTACGCCTGGTTACCCTTCCGCCAACTGAGTTGAACGAGGAGGGGGTCACGCTGAATGGGGAATTTCTGGATTTGAGCGGCGGAGAGATGAGTGATTATGGTTTTTTGATAGATGCTGAAAACATTAAACCGGATGTAGTAAAAAACCCTGATGTTTTGAAATTTTCGTTAAAAACAGAGACACCAAAATTGGGCAGATTCAGTTTTCGGGCAGAATATAGCCTGAGCGTCGGGCAGACTTATTATATAAGGGCTTATGCTATACAGGGGAATAATTTCATATTCGGAGAAGAGTTTTCTTTTGTAAGTAAGGGAGGGGCAGCAAATCCAAGCATCACAGATTTTTCACCTGTTCATATAGTGCCTGGAGATACCTTAACCCTTGTAGGGCAAAACTTTACACTTGGCCTCCCCAGACTTAGTGCCTATCTTGCTGGCAAGGAGGCGGAAATTGTTGGTTCTCCTTCCAATACTCAATTGAAAATCCGTGTGCCGTTGGGTATCCCCTTATCTGGTAAAATTCAGTTGACGGTTGGTTTTATTAGCATCACACTTGATAAAAATTATCAACGCCTCAAACCGGAAATGTTGAAAGTTCCAGGCATAGTTAAATATGGAGCATCATTTTTGGTAGAATGTAAAAATCTGAGTAAAATCTTCGGAAGTAACGAAGTATTGATTGGCAAAAATGGCGACTATCAGAGCTGCTTAGTGCTTCAGGAACAAAAAGACGCCCTGCTGGTTAAATTGGACGACGGTAATGCTTACGACCCCGAACGTGGAGATAGTTTGTTTGTATTTGCTGCGGCCTTGCCGATAAGCACTAAGGTCAATATCGCAAATCCGGAAATTTCGGGCATCTCGCCAGCAGTTGTATTTCCGGATGATGAAGTTACGCTGGTTTGCGATGGCATTTCCACCAATAAGAATGTTACTAAAATTAGCTGGAATGGTGCCGAGATTCCTTCAGCAAATTATTCGATTGGGGCTGCCGGTAAACAGGTTACGCTGAAAGTGCCTTATTGGGGAAATATACCTGGTACAATCAAAGTGATGGTAAGATCTGGTCAAAGAGTTTCCAACGAAATGACAACAAGGGTAGCCGTGGATTTGCTAACCTTGAACGAGGAACAGAAGGCCTGGAAGTATGCTTTTAACTTGAATGATAAGTTGTTTATTGGTTTGCCCTCTGGCGAATTTCCTTTCGAATACATCGATCCTTCCAAAAAAGCACCTGCGTTACAACGGATTTCAAGTTCATCCAGGCAAATTTTTGAACATGCTTTTCCTACTCAAAACGATCAACTATTGGCATTATCAATTGAGAACTCCAGCGCGGTGGAGGGACAACTATTGGGAATTCTTGCCAACAATACGGCCCAGCTTATAGCCAAAAGTGCCAATAAAATACCCTTGTCTACCAGTTCCACGGCGCCTTTAAAAATCAGGGGTATTGCTACAAAAAACAATGCTTTAAGTTATTTATTTGTGTCAAACAGCCCCAATAATTTTTGGCAATTTAATGCGAGTACCCGGCAGTTTCGGTCCTTGCTAGACCTGCCTTTGAGGAGTGATCAAGAAGTTCGGGAGTTGATATTATTTGATCAGGGAACAAAAATCATTGCCCTGGTATTCTATCGGGATGATTCCTTTATTGAGATTAAAGAGTACAATCCAGCCCAAAACACCTGGCAAGAAAACTATTCTTTTCTTGATCCCTTCATCAGCTACAATGATGCATTTATTTATCCACTGGAAAATTCATTCTATTTTTTAATGTCATCCAATAAAGCAGATCAGTTCGCTTTATGCAATGAGAATTTGGTCATCAATTACCGAATGCCAGTACTTTTTGATAAAGGCAAATTCAGCGCAAAAAAGAAAGCATTTTTTATGGGCAATCGAGTGGTAATCATTGACAATGAAAGCATTTACCGAACGCATTTGGCCACTGAGTAA
- a CDS encoding Crp/Fnr family transcriptional regulator, producing MHPFRQFIQRYIPLSDADWNTIEACISRREIAKESILLEEGKTCKHLYFLETGLLRFFVWKDGNDITKYFTDVPYVFTSQKSFAKQTPAQENIETLEDSIIWQMSYEDAQRLLTLNSWSTFIRLLVQEVQTYTEEILEALQTETAENRYRMMLHADADLLQRVPLKHLASYLGIAPQSLSRIRKNIRKS from the coding sequence ATGCACCCATTCAGACAATTCATCCAGCGCTACATTCCCCTTTCTGATGCGGATTGGAATACTATCGAAGCTTGTATCTCCCGTCGGGAAATTGCCAAAGAAAGCATCCTCCTCGAAGAAGGTAAAACCTGCAAGCACTTGTATTTCCTGGAAACCGGACTACTCCGCTTCTTTGTATGGAAAGACGGCAACGACATCACCAAATACTTCACCGATGTGCCCTATGTTTTTACCTCTCAAAAAAGTTTTGCCAAACAAACACCCGCACAGGAAAATATCGAAACGCTCGAAGACAGCATCATTTGGCAAATGAGTTACGAAGACGCCCAACGTTTGTTGACACTCAATTCCTGGAGCACCTTCATCCGGTTATTGGTGCAAGAGGTGCAAACTTATACTGAGGAAATTCTGGAAGCACTACAAACCGAAACCGCAGAAAACCGCTATCGAATGATGTTGCATGCCGATGCCGATCTGCTGCAACGGGTTCCCCTCAAACACCTGGCCTCTTACCTGGGTATTGCCCCCCAATCGTTGAGCCGCATCCGTAAAAATATTCGTAAGTCTTGA
- a CDS encoding M12 family metallopeptidase, whose protein sequence is MKKRHFSTSFWFLILVSLSSSACEMVADQDTDLGDLLEQQIETLNEDPHAIYTCIDKHLEGEEDENLRSAVIRNKLWTIGQVIRVKFMDSLSNTLRLRIEKAAREWELYGNVRFQFVRRGKAEIRIGLNPKEGSWSYMGRDALYLDSLSKTMNFGWFTDRTPDYEIRRTTLHEFGHALGLIHEHQHPLQNIQWNLEKVYTYYAQTQGWDRQDVDQNLFRKYSSLQTQFCKYDPISIMHYSVPKQLTLDGFEVRWNLQLSVEDKNFIGRMYPFKGPRVTTCQ, encoded by the coding sequence ATGAAAAAGCGCCATTTTTCAACCTCGTTTTGGTTTTTAATCCTGGTCAGTCTGTCCAGCTCTGCTTGCGAAATGGTGGCCGACCAGGACACCGACCTCGGTGATTTATTGGAACAACAAATCGAAACCCTGAACGAAGATCCCCATGCCATCTATACCTGCATCGATAAACACCTCGAAGGCGAGGAGGATGAAAACCTCCGTTCGGCGGTGATCCGCAACAAACTTTGGACCATAGGCCAGGTCATCCGGGTAAAATTTATGGATAGCCTCAGCAATACCTTGCGGCTGCGCATCGAAAAAGCCGCCCGTGAATGGGAACTGTACGGCAATGTCCGCTTTCAGTTTGTTCGCCGGGGCAAAGCCGAAATCCGCATCGGCTTGAATCCCAAAGAAGGTTCGTGGTCATACATGGGCCGGGATGCCCTCTACCTCGACTCTTTGTCTAAAACCATGAATTTTGGCTGGTTTACCGACCGTACACCCGACTATGAGATCCGTCGCACTACCCTCCATGAATTTGGTCATGCCCTCGGTTTGATCCACGAACACCAACACCCCCTGCAAAACATCCAGTGGAACCTGGAAAAAGTATACACCTATTATGCTCAAACCCAGGGTTGGGATCGCCAGGATGTTGACCAAAATTTGTTCCGCAAATACAGCAGCCTGCAAACCCAGTTTTGCAAATACGATCCAATTTCGATCATGCACTATTCCGTTCCCAAACAATTGACCCTGGATGGATTCGAGGTACGCTGGAATTTACAGCTCTCGGTGGAAGACAAAAACTTTATTGGCCGGATGTATCCCTTCAAAGGACCGCGAGTCACTACCTGCCAGTAG
- the recN gene encoding DNA repair protein RecN, which yields MIKRLHIRNYAIIEHLDIDFAKGLTIITGETGAGKSILLGALGLIMGDRADTKSLYNQEEKCVIEGIFDLNGQDLSEFFAENDLDNETEVVVRRELTPSGKSRAFVNDSPVTLKVLQDLSAELIDLHQQFDTLDIHNLSFQLRMIDALAGNKERLLQYRNVYKEFSANQRRLDELLRRNEQSTKEMDFIQFQLEEFNKAELVAGELEALEEEHTRLTHAEDIKRTLGLAFDALTENEQSIVGQMQSLGNALITIGKYAPKLAEYSDRFANMIFELREMSNEFEKVAEHTEYDPERIQEVQQRLDLIYRLLKKHTVVTVEDLLAIQTNLEQQLAGFADLGNEIGALREKISTQQEQLYRWADELGDRRQAVIPDYEQKVVDMLTQLAMPYAQLKIETKKLEALSPTGLDEIQFMFAANRGSRLQQIKDVASGGELSRLALVTKSLVASSIPLPTLIFDEIDSGISGDVALKMGNILRQLSNEHQVVTITHSPQVASKADRHYFVFKVDKPDRTVTNVRLLSNEDRIRAIAVMLSQSPPSDSALENAKELLGL from the coding sequence ATGATAAAAAGGCTTCACATCCGCAATTATGCCATCATTGAGCACTTGGACATTGATTTTGCCAAGGGCTTGACCATCATCACTGGTGAAACAGGGGCGGGGAAATCCATCCTGCTCGGCGCATTGGGCTTGATCATGGGGGATCGAGCGGACACCAAATCATTGTACAACCAGGAAGAAAAATGCGTCATCGAGGGCATTTTCGATTTAAATGGGCAAGACCTCAGTGAATTTTTTGCTGAAAACGACCTCGACAACGAAACCGAGGTCGTGGTTCGGCGCGAGCTTACCCCTTCCGGGAAATCCCGGGCTTTTGTCAACGATAGCCCGGTAACCCTCAAGGTATTGCAAGACCTGAGCGCGGAATTGATCGACTTACATCAACAATTCGATACCCTCGACATCCACAATTTATCTTTCCAGTTGCGCATGATCGACGCGCTGGCGGGCAACAAAGAACGCCTCCTGCAATACCGCAACGTATACAAAGAGTTCAGCGCCAATCAACGCCGTTTGGATGAATTGTTGCGCCGTAACGAGCAGTCCACCAAGGAGATGGATTTCATCCAGTTTCAGTTGGAGGAATTCAATAAGGCCGAATTGGTCGCCGGAGAACTGGAAGCCCTGGAAGAAGAACATACCCGCCTCACCCATGCTGAAGACATCAAACGCACCTTGGGCCTCGCGTTTGATGCCTTGACCGAAAATGAGCAATCCATTGTGGGGCAAATGCAAAGTTTGGGGAATGCCTTGATCACCATCGGCAAATATGCCCCCAAACTCGCCGAATATTCAGATCGTTTCGCCAATATGATTTTTGAGTTGCGCGAAATGAGCAATGAGTTTGAAAAAGTAGCCGAGCATACCGAATACGATCCGGAACGTATCCAGGAAGTACAACAGCGCCTGGATTTAATTTATCGACTGCTGAAAAAGCATACGGTCGTTACGGTTGAAGATCTTTTGGCCATCCAGACCAACCTGGAGCAGCAATTGGCCGGCTTTGCCGATCTGGGAAATGAGATCGGGGCTTTGCGCGAAAAAATCAGCACTCAACAAGAGCAACTTTATCGTTGGGCCGATGAATTGGGGGATCGCCGCCAGGCAGTCATTCCTGATTACGAGCAAAAAGTGGTAGACATGCTGACCCAATTGGCCATGCCCTACGCTCAACTTAAAATTGAAACCAAAAAACTGGAGGCGCTCAGCCCAACGGGACTGGATGAGATACAGTTTATGTTTGCGGCCAACCGCGGTAGCCGTTTGCAACAAATCAAAGATGTCGCCTCAGGGGGGGAATTGTCGCGCTTAGCGCTGGTCACCAAGTCACTAGTGGCCAGTTCAATCCCCTTGCCAACGCTTATTTTTGACGAAATCGATAGCGGGATTTCCGGGGATGTGGCACTCAAGATGGGGAATATCCTGCGTCAATTGTCCAATGAGCACCAGGTGGTGACCATTACCCATTCGCCGCAGGTGGCGTCCAAAGCCGATCGACATTATTTTGTGTTCAAAGTGGACAAACCAGATCGCACCGTGACCAATGTACGTTTACTCAGCAATGAGGACCGCATTCGCGCCATCGCCGTCATGCTCAGCCAAAGCCCACCGAGCGATTCGGCACTGGAAAATGCGAAGGAGTTATTGGGACTTTAA
- a CDS encoding SRPBCC family protein — protein MSSFGSAQSNTHFSHTLETAASPEKIWQIWSDVPNWNQWDEGLKSAELKGAFALNAAGVLIPDKGPKSKFRITNLKAGHSYTFKTKLPLGALHVKRFLEVKQGRTFFTHEVWFTGVSKGIFGNALGKNYRKILPGVMGKIKTIAEH, from the coding sequence ATGTCTTCTTTCGGTAGCGCACAATCCAATACTCATTTTAGCCACACCCTTGAAACTGCGGCATCGCCAGAAAAAATCTGGCAAATCTGGAGCGATGTGCCCAATTGGAATCAATGGGATGAAGGACTAAAAAGTGCCGAACTCAAGGGGGCGTTTGCACTGAATGCCGCCGGTGTCCTGATTCCAGACAAAGGGCCAAAATCAAAATTCAGGATAACCAACCTGAAGGCAGGCCATTCTTACACCTTCAAAACCAAACTACCGCTGGGGGCTTTGCATGTCAAACGCTTTCTGGAAGTAAAACAGGGACGTACATTTTTCACCCACGAGGTTTGGTTTACGGGCGTCAGCAAAGGGATTTTTGGAAATGCTTTGGGGAAAAACTACCGCAAGATTTTACCCGGAGTTATGGGCAAGATTAAGACGATTGCCGAGCACTAG
- a CDS encoding OmpA family protein — protein MYLSFHIHFTAVCITVCCFFSSGLLAQYKDGLQQLQDKKFTEAKTAFDNAMQEDPMFGLLGMSKYYSHADNPAFHLDSAYVIAVRAETLFKRLTEKEKSKLEKDLPDGSPIKNRRTIEKLCSEKALKENTLKGYIHYLDLIKKSNTPEAKTIEENRNKLAFEEASTIGSLEAFANLFDQYGNSIKQKSAPIYRAASFKLFDLYTQANGWSANSRFKEKYPLAAWARDSTVLAFENARKSRTNGLEVFIKKTAVTSFAQMALDTLSSRLLRRGNWAACIQYLKTWPEMPRKDSIWMRAYHNYRLSNPSPQQLRVFTSQNPGFPFPDLLKKDEALAVDFYFRATMNNDSLSRMKHFIKTYPKYPKIDSVWQKYVDNTLAKAKTLAEVDSLIYDPNCPKYLVDQCKSSRNTILDKLAKPESKALFATPYDKTKWPAYHRFIKKWAPSDPSFFALQRIMAEEVNTEKWSAVKDTISRYAEFFKEKNGQFDYIYKMIREKGNLVLKKKVSFPDDGNYSEYSPFLSADGQQLFFCRKVGTSLQAEDIYVAKKINTGWSIPKLIAEICAPDTNEAPECVSHSATEMLIFRSGILCTSQKNATGWSAPLEFPSTINFTEWQGDGRYISNGMIYSAGNIINRDIYVALQDPEGKWMPPINLGPTINTSKFERTPFLHPDMKTLYFSSNGHTGFGNLDLFVSTRLDSSWTNWSEPKNLGVLFNSSANDWDFKVMLGGKKGYMSIGIDGIDKIHFIDLPEWLRPDTIYSLEAKIVGEDGAPIVGELQAIDKKTGKVLQRSRPDPVDGKVVFALPTDQVKFIIVPDKSPPSTIQPVLTVAGSEDDIPTKNIKQFKIDENPDASIRDVLFATGSYEILPEAHTYLIQWAKFIQRNKLKIEIQGHTDNTSSTEFNQVLSENRAQAVRQFLIENNCIAENLSTRGFGESKPEASNATEEGRAKNRRVVMKQLQ, from the coding sequence ATGTACCTCAGTTTTCACATCCATTTTACAGCAGTTTGTATAACTGTATGTTGCTTTTTTTCTTCGGGTCTGCTGGCTCAATACAAAGATGGCCTCCAACAACTCCAAGACAAAAAATTTACCGAAGCCAAAACTGCATTTGACAATGCGATGCAGGAAGACCCCATGTTTGGCTTGTTGGGGATGTCCAAATATTACAGTCATGCTGACAATCCTGCTTTCCATTTGGATTCAGCCTATGTCATTGCAGTCCGAGCTGAGACTCTGTTCAAAAGGTTAACTGAAAAAGAAAAAAGTAAACTTGAGAAGGACTTGCCTGATGGCTCCCCCATTAAAAACCGACGAACCATTGAGAAACTTTGCTCCGAAAAGGCCCTTAAAGAAAATACGCTTAAGGGCTACATTCATTACCTAGACCTGATAAAAAAATCAAATACTCCGGAAGCAAAAACAATCGAAGAGAACCGGAATAAATTGGCCTTTGAGGAAGCCTCTACAATTGGAAGCCTGGAAGCATTTGCCAATTTGTTCGATCAATATGGCAACAGCATCAAGCAAAAATCAGCACCCATTTATCGCGCTGCCAGTTTTAAACTTTTTGATTTGTATACTCAAGCCAACGGATGGAGCGCCAATTCTCGTTTCAAAGAAAAATATCCATTAGCCGCCTGGGCCAGAGATAGCACCGTATTGGCATTTGAAAATGCAAGGAAATCAAGAACAAATGGCTTGGAGGTTTTTATCAAAAAAACTGCCGTTACCAGTTTTGCTCAAATGGCACTAGACACCTTGTCTTCTCGTCTCTTGCGTCGGGGAAATTGGGCCGCCTGTATTCAATACTTAAAAACCTGGCCAGAAATGCCCAGAAAAGACAGCATTTGGATGCGTGCCTACCACAATTACCGCTTGTCCAACCCTTCCCCCCAACAACTAAGGGTCTTTACCAGTCAAAACCCAGGTTTTCCTTTTCCAGATTTGCTCAAAAAAGACGAGGCGCTTGCCGTAGACTTTTACTTTCGGGCCACCATGAATAATGATAGCCTTTCGCGCATGAAACACTTCATCAAAACATATCCCAAATACCCCAAAATTGATTCAGTTTGGCAAAAATACGTTGACAATACCCTGGCCAAGGCCAAAACACTTGCGGAAGTGGACTCCCTCATTTACGACCCAAATTGCCCGAAATACCTGGTTGATCAGTGTAAATCATCCCGAAACACCATCTTGGATAAACTTGCAAAACCGGAATCAAAGGCATTGTTTGCCACGCCGTACGACAAAACAAAATGGCCAGCGTACCACCGCTTTATAAAAAAGTGGGCTCCTTCTGATCCAAGCTTTTTTGCACTACAAAGAATAATGGCAGAAGAAGTAAACACAGAAAAATGGTCAGCCGTCAAGGATACCATAAGCCGGTATGCGGAATTTTTTAAAGAAAAAAATGGGCAGTTCGACTACATCTATAAAATGATCAGGGAAAAGGGAAATTTAGTGCTCAAAAAAAAGGTCAGTTTCCCGGATGATGGCAACTATTCCGAATACAGCCCTTTTCTCTCCGCAGACGGGCAACAACTATTTTTTTGCAGAAAAGTGGGGACTAGCCTCCAAGCAGAAGATATTTATGTAGCCAAAAAAATAAATACGGGATGGTCTATACCCAAACTCATTGCAGAAATATGTGCTCCAGATACCAACGAAGCCCCCGAATGTGTAAGCCACAGTGCCACCGAGATGTTGATTTTTCGGTCTGGAATCCTCTGTACCAGCCAAAAAAACGCGACGGGATGGAGTGCTCCGCTTGAGTTTCCTTCCACCATTAACTTCACTGAATGGCAAGGCGATGGCCGTTATATTTCCAATGGGATGATCTATTCCGCAGGCAATATCATCAATCGTGATATTTACGTTGCCCTACAAGATCCCGAAGGCAAATGGATGCCTCCCATCAACTTGGGGCCTACCATCAACACGTCGAAGTTTGAACGAACCCCATTTTTGCATCCAGATATGAAAACTTTATACTTCAGTTCCAATGGCCATACCGGGTTTGGAAATTTAGATCTATTTGTTAGTACTCGTTTGGATTCATCCTGGACCAATTGGAGTGAGCCTAAAAATTTAGGAGTCTTGTTCAATTCTTCCGCAAATGATTGGGATTTCAAGGTAATGCTGGGTGGAAAGAAAGGATATATGTCCATTGGTATTGATGGAATTGACAAAATCCATTTCATTGACCTGCCTGAATGGCTACGGCCCGATACCATATATAGCCTTGAAGCAAAAATTGTTGGCGAAGATGGAGCACCAATTGTTGGAGAACTTCAAGCCATTGATAAAAAAACGGGCAAAGTCCTCCAAAGAAGTAGGCCCGATCCTGTTGATGGGAAAGTGGTATTCGCCCTACCAACGGATCAAGTGAAATTCATTATTGTACCAGACAAAAGTCCACCCTCCACCATCCAGCCAGTATTGACCGTCGCTGGCAGTGAAGACGATATTCCAACCAAGAATATCAAGCAATTTAAAATTGATGAAAATCCAGATGCATCCATACGAGACGTGTTGTTTGCAACAGGGTCTTACGAAATTTTACCTGAAGCCCATACCTACCTTATTCAATGGGCAAAATTTATCCAAAGAAACAAACTTAAAATCGAGATCCAGGGCCATACCGACAATACCAGTTCTACCGAATTTAATCAGGTCCTGTCCGAAAACCGAGCACAAGCCGTTCGCCAATTTTTGATCGAAAACAATTGCATTGCCGAAAATCTGAGTACCCGAGGTTTTGGAGAAAGCAAACCTGAAGCCAGTAATGCTACGGAGGAAGGTCGTGCAAAAAATCGTAGAGTAGTGATGAAGCAATTACAATAA
- a CDS encoding outer membrane beta-barrel protein: MRTLQAIVAVALITFSAYNTQAQTVINPKFGVNLSAVNGNLNDLQASARVGWNAGVDLRVGGKKLFLSPGLHFNNYTARLVNDLSTDTQVKFKEETTIQAIKAPVNIGFDITGKKQLLNLFLKGGVTPTMILAVNEKPGIPFSKDDLKTFTWGANVGLGMDITILTVDLNYEIGMSDYFANTTGRNNVLTLSAGIRF, encoded by the coding sequence ATGAGAACTTTGCAGGCAATTGTAGCAGTGGCTTTGATCACTTTTTCAGCATACAACACCCAAGCCCAAACCGTAATCAATCCCAAATTTGGAGTAAACCTCTCGGCTGTTAATGGCAATCTGAATGATTTGCAGGCATCCGCAAGGGTGGGTTGGAACGCGGGTGTAGATTTGCGTGTTGGCGGAAAAAAACTGTTCCTCAGCCCCGGTCTGCACTTCAACAACTATACCGCTCGCCTGGTAAACGACCTCAGCACCGATACACAGGTAAAATTTAAAGAAGAAACCACCATCCAGGCCATCAAAGCTCCAGTGAACATCGGCTTCGACATTACGGGCAAAAAACAATTGCTCAACCTCTTCCTGAAAGGTGGGGTGACCCCAACGATGATTCTGGCGGTCAACGAAAAACCCGGAATCCCCTTTAGCAAAGACGACTTGAAGACCTTCACCTGGGGTGCCAACGTTGGCCTGGGCATGGACATCACCATCCTTACCGTTGACCTGAACTACGAAATTGGAATGTCGGATTATTTTGCCAATACGACGGGACGAAACAATGTGTTGACCCTGAGTGCGGGTATCCGCTTCTAA
- a CDS encoding enoyl-ACP reductase FabI, translating into MANNLLQGKRGVISGALDENSIAWKVAERCVAQGATIVLTNAPVAMRMGEINNLAEKINAQIIPADATDMADLENLFGKSVEILGGPLDFVLHSIGMSLNVRKKKDYTDLNYEWMQKSFDISAISFHRMMQTLYKMDAMNDWGSILGLTYIAAQRTFPDYSEMAESKALLESFARSFGYHWALKKQVRVNTISQSPTKTTAGSGVKGFGEFYDYADKMSPLGNASADACADYCVAMFSDYTRMVTMQNLYHDGGFSSMGMNPAVLGL; encoded by the coding sequence ATGGCGAACAACTTATTGCAAGGGAAACGAGGAGTCATCTCTGGTGCCCTTGATGAAAATTCAATTGCCTGGAAAGTGGCCGAGCGCTGTGTAGCGCAAGGTGCAACCATCGTACTGACCAACGCCCCCGTGGCTATGCGCATGGGGGAAATCAACAACCTTGCTGAAAAAATCAATGCACAAATCATCCCTGCCGACGCAACGGATATGGCCGATTTGGAAAATCTTTTTGGCAAGTCAGTCGAAATACTGGGCGGTCCACTCGATTTTGTGTTGCATTCCATTGGTATGTCGCTCAATGTGCGCAAAAAGAAAGATTATACCGACCTCAACTACGAGTGGATGCAAAAGTCGTTTGACATTTCCGCGATTTCCTTCCACCGAATGATGCAAACGCTGTATAAAATGGATGCCATGAACGATTGGGGCTCTATTTTGGGTTTGACCTACATCGCAGCACAGCGCACTTTTCCTGATTACAGTGAAATGGCCGAGTCTAAAGCCTTGCTGGAATCCTTTGCCCGCAGCTTCGGGTACCATTGGGCGCTGAAAAAACAGGTTCGGGTCAACACCATTTCCCAGTCACCTACAAAAACTACGGCTGGTTCCGGCGTGAAAGGATTTGGAGAGTTTTATGACTACGCCGATAAAATGTCACCGCTGGGCAATGCTTCTGCCGATGCTTGCGCGGATTATTGCGTAGCCATGTTTTCCGACTACACCCGGATGGTTACCATGCAAAATCTTTACCACGACGGAGGATTCTCTTCGATGGGGATGAACCCGGCGGTTTTAGGACTTTAG